The Nicotiana tabacum cultivar K326 chromosome 5, ASM71507v2, whole genome shotgun sequence sequence ATACACGAGTACGATCCAAAATGCATGAGATCAACAATGGAAAGCACGTAGAAAAAGTATGTACAACTGGTCAAAGCCAAAGCCCCACCTGAATTAAGGGCTCTATTTCTTTCGTCAGCTTGACAATACTTTGACGCAATATGAACAAATGTGGATAtcatttagtaattaattaatgtTTTTGCTTTATTTAGTATATACTGTATTAATTAATTTGACaaatagggaaagaaaaagaataaatttCCGCGTAGAGAGATGAGGACAGGATATCAAGACTAGCCccttgaaagaaaaaaaatgaaagaaatactaTATATGGATTTATATATGCTAGCAATTTCATTTATCTCTTTGAATTCTTGAAAAGTACCATCACAAagaaatactatatatatagtactaTTTTTGTTTGACAAATACACACATTGGATTCACACCACCCTTTAATTTCTTTTCTTCCTCCTTCATATAAAACCTTTTTTCTTCTGTATCCCCTAATCTTTTCTTTTCGTTTCCTTGCCATTTTATTAAGTAAAACCTACTCTTTTATTCTTCTATATATTTTCAAGTTCAAGCAAACATATactactatataatttataaatctAGGGTTGTTAATAATATGGAGGGTCAACCTAATCTTTATCATCAACATCAGTTTGTAAGTCAGCAAAATTTACTGAATATTGATACAGGTGGAGTTGGGGGTGGAGATAGGTTTCCACAATGGAGTATTCAAGAAACAAAGGATTTTTTGATGATTAGAGGAGAGATGGACCAGAATTTTATGGAGACAAAACGCAACAAGCTTCTGTGGGAAGTCATAGCtactaaaatgaaagaaaagggtTACAATCGCAGTGCTGAGCAGTGCAAATGCAAATGGAAGAATCTCGTTACTCGCTATaaggtattttcttttcatttatttCATATGATCGTGTTTAATATTTACTCTGCACGAGTTAAGCAAATAAAGACCTTTTTAAAACATATCGAAAGTATCTTTAGAACTTATGATTTTGAACACACGACATGAGATTTTTATGATTATAAGGAGCATGTGATAAGAGTAAAATGAAAATTAGTTTAAAGTTATATAacattaaaatataaaaagtgtAAAAAAAAATTCGCGTAgactaaaaatgaaaaagagttacTCCATTTAGAATGGAAAATGAGTATTATTCTtcattaaaaacaaaaataaattgatGGATTCTTTGCTACGTTCTTTTCTAAAAATGTTCATTAGTACAAGtagtttaattttattatttcattttgaCTTTCATCTTGAATCTTGATAAAGAGACTTCAATAAATTCATAGGGTTGTTAAGTTTCTACGACTTTTTAATGTTCTTAAATGAAAGTTATTATTTgccttatatatttatttctaggGCTGTGAAACAATGGAAGCAGAAGCTCTAAGACAACAATTTCCATTTTATAACGAGTTGCAAGCGATTTTTATGGAAAGAATGCTAAGGATGGAGGCTGAAGAGGAGGAAAATGATGAGGATAGTGAAGAAGAAAAAGGTggcaataaaaagaaaagaaagcttaAGGGAAACACAAGTAGTAGTAGTAATGTTGCTAGTGGGAATTTAGTGGGAAATTTAAAGGAAATTTTGGATGACTTTATGAATAAACAAATGGAAATGGAAATGCAATGGCAAAAAGAATATGAAAGAAGGGAAGAAGAGAGGAAAATAAAGGAGATGGAATGGAGACAAAAAATGGAGGCAGTGCAAAATGAGAGGCTAATGATGGAAAAGAGatggagaaaaagagaagagcaATGGAAAATGAGAGAAGAAACCAGAGCTGAGAAGAGAGATGCCCTAATTACTGCACTTCTCAACAAGCTTTGAAGTGAAGATACAAGTGATTAATTTTTTCCAATAAATATTTTCTTGAGAGGTTAATTTTCTTGAAATTCCCTCCATCTATTAGAGGAAAGAAAAAACTGCCCCATGCATGttaattctcttttttttctttgcaaTTTATAAGAAGGTTCCGATTCGAGAACATTATCGCATAGTTTGAAATTTGGTAGATAATAGTTTCGTCCAATTTTAACGACCCTTCTCCTTTAAATATACATTGGATTTTTCTTTGTAAGAAATCTAGTTCGCACCCATGATGTGCGTCTAGCCTACACATAAAATGTTGCAGTACTATTACTACTAGACCAAAATTTTGGGGCTATTTAAAGGTCCAGTCTCTACATTATACTTAAATGTTTAATTAGTATGCCAGactatttactttattattgttaAAAGACAATCTTCTCGTATTCTTgtggagaagaaagaaaaaaagaaaaaaaagtgggGCAGGAATCTACCTAAGTATTACATTGATATTCATGCAACTGAAGGAACGATATTTCCACGCTTGACTATATATACCATGTTTTACaatacatatactattatttATGTAGACTACATTAAAATATCACTCTataaacattttttttattgGTCTTAGAAGTTCTCTGATCAATTTCTGTAATTGACATGGATGATGAGATATAACGTTCATGTATAAACATATTTCCAATGGCGGTGATACGCGTAAATGGATGTAGTCAAAGTCTGGAGTTGGATATACTTTTAATGATTGCCCATTCCCATTATTTTCTGAAATAGAGAGCACATAGAAGGGCAATTACATATATCATCATGTTTATGCTATTGGCATGATGGATACAGCATTCAGTTCCCCGGATAACAATATTAAGAAGTACCTTATGTGAGAACAGAGTTCGAATTTAAAGTTTATGATTTCTTCATTTGTCAACGAACTCATAGTTCATCTTAATTACTGgatttataattaaatatttatatatatttaattagaCAACTAATACAAATACATAATCTAAGCAAAAATTATTGGATTCGTCCGAACCCATACTCAATATATACTAAGCTCCGCCTTTGCTTTCCGAATATAATACATTAATTGTGAGTGCAGAATGGTGCATGTCGCAATAACAACATTAGCTAGTGCCTCACTGATGTCCGATATCCGTATTGGAGTCCGATTATATCCAGATTTGCATCGCGCAGTGCCCCATTCGAGGAGAAGTGCTCTCTACCAAGGATTTTTTCATACCCAGGGatcgaacccgagacctctggttaagaaAAAAGCAGCCCCATCCGTTGCACCATATTCTTTGGTGGTAACTAATTATATCTAGCTAGGTGCATCCTAGTATAGTGAGCACTCGGTTAATTCACCTTttttcggaaatagcctctctaccttcatggataggggtaaggtctgcatacactctaccctccccaaaccctacTAGTGGAATTATTACtggggtgttgttgttgttgttgttgttgtatatagaAGAATTGTTTGTATAAAGAGTTTATAATTCCTGTCAATTTTTAGTCATAAAATTATAGTATACATGATTTTTTTGTTGATCATGTTTACCCTAatatcggataacaattaaatttgtacaacgttttaaggatacatggattgattcaacacaaataatcaagaatattGGATAAACGAGTTAAAGACAGAATAAACGACCAAACCAGTTGTAATGTTATGGCCTAGCCCGAACGTAGGTTGAACAGCGATTTTGCCCTTGATTGGACCATTGGTTCGAGCCCAGTTGGGAATAGAgaacataataattaaataagAACTTCTGCAgtagtgtcacaacccaaaaatccctccgaaggagtcgtgatgacacctagtctctaaactaggtaagcctaacattaactgagaTAACATTTATATTTAGTAACTTTAATTTAAATAACTCTTAACaaattacaatttccaaaaccggtggtacaagtcacaagcctttctaagagtagttatacaaaataaatacatcactgatccgaaacaaaaggaacaaatagaaataagtacaaatgaaggtgactccgaggcctgcgaaagCTGTAgcatgtttaccttgagtctccaccgcaacgacccgcacaactactatcgatcaaatacctggatctgtacacaaaaatgcatagaagtgtagtatgagcatacCACGGTagtgcccaataagtatcaatactaacctcagtggggtagtgacgaggaacagtccagacacctactggtcaaataaattgaacaTGATTTGATAATAAACTATCAACCTAGAAATGACATAGTAATATCAACAGTAGGGAAAAAACAAACTACAATCAATAGAAACAATAAAGAGAAATACGGGTGGAAACGAAGATAACCAAATAAATTAACACCAACATAACAGgaacataaacaaataaaaatatactcaACAAGGAAGGCAATGTCAGCTCAATATATCATATTGTTTCTGATGCACAATTTCTAGCCATCTCAAATTCGatatctcatatcataacctcaattacaAAACTTTTAGCACACCCGACACCTTATGTCCACATATTTCTTTCTCACTTTACACAATAacgttctcatgttactcagttcaGAGGTCCATAACCAAtgcaattaagatgttcaaggagtCTGATTTACATAACATAAGTGGAGTACAACTTCTAAACCAATAAGGAACTCATCAAGAAAAAATGAAgttatttttttcaaatcatttaaATAAAGAAAGTACCATTTTCAATTAGAGTACAAAATCGAATGAAATATTACCTTTAACaaggaatttaataaattaacttagtagaaattctatttttaagtaaaatacaacctcagacggttcaagaaaatttaattgagtaactaaatgaattgaagatgaaacaattattgaaatttgatgtattgaaaaatatgtatataaatacGGCAAAGTATTAAAAACATTTTGGAGTTCCTTCACAAAAGATCACAACGGTAAATGAATCTGAacagttaaaacacttgaattggtAACAACAGATAAATAtagcaaacagaaagtgcacggcatcacccttcatgcttttactctcgttctcaccataagaatcaatattaactttcattctttcttgttgcaggcatgcaacccgatcccattacaaatgccaccatggcggcgtgccacctgatcccatttcatatatcttattgcagacgtgcaacccactcccatttcgtATATCTTGATGCAGGAATGCAACCCGTTTTCATTTCGTATATCTtattgcaggtgtgcaacccgctcccatttcgtatatcttgttgcagacgtgcaatccgctcccatttacaaatcGTCATCAATCATactggcaagggaacaagagtataacaacaacatcccggcaatggagacaatatcataaacaataacatcccggcaagggaacaatagtataacaacaatatcccggcaaggaaaataatatcataagcaataacatcccggcaagggaatcaacaagtaCATAATAAGGGTCACGGAAAAACCAAGAAGCTCGATAAcctcaacaaaacaacaagacataataagcatgtgataactacaccggtaaccacaacaattggacatgtaacatatttgcacgaagtcatagaggaacgtacaatca is a genomic window containing:
- the LOC107787610 gene encoding trihelix transcription factor GT-3b-like, whose translation is MEGQPNLYHQHQFVSQQNLLNIDTGGVGGGDRFPQWSIQETKDFLMIRGEMDQNFMETKRNKLLWEVIATKMKEKGYNRSAEQCKCKWKNLVTRYKGCETMEAEALRQQFPFYNELQAIFMERMLRMEAEEEENDEDSEEEKGGNKKKRKLKGNTSSSSNVASGNLVGNLKEILDDFMNKQMEMEMQWQKEYERREEERKIKEMEWRQKMEAVQNERLMMEKRWRKREEQWKMREETRAEKRDALITALLNKL